A single region of the Vanessa tameamea isolate UH-Manoa-2023 chromosome 18, ilVanTame1 primary haplotype, whole genome shotgun sequence genome encodes:
- the LOC113398188 gene encoding protein lethal(2)essential for life — translation MSIVPMMFRDWWDDWERPSRLLDQHFGVGLRKDDLLSSISSFPSSSLLRNSYFRPWRANLARQESSSTINLTKEKFEVILDVQQFAPEEITVKATNNSIVVEGKHEEKPDEHGFISRQFTRRYILPSGYELVDLTSTLSSDGVLTITAPKRPPPNAGERIIPIMKTGPAKQPEPQAQVTEQPREQTVPIVTSP, via the exons ATGTCGATTGTCCCCATGATGTTCCGTGACTGGTGGGATGACTGGGAGCGTCCCTCTAGACTGCTGGACCAGCACTTCGGTGTGGGGCTCAGGAAAGACGACCTACTGTCTTCAATTTCCAGCTTCCCATCCAGCTCTCTCCTCAGAAATTCATACTTCAGACCCTGGAGGGCGAATCTAGCAAGACAAGAGTCATCTTCTACTATTAATCTGACCAAGGAAAAATTTGAG GTCATACTAGATGTCCAACAATTCGCTCCTGAAGAAATAACAGTCAAAGCCACTAATAACTCAATCGTAGTAGAAGGCAAGCACGAAGAGAAGCCAGACGAGCACGGGTTCATATCCCGACAGTTCACTCGTAGATACATCCTCCCCTCGGGCTACGAGCTGGTCGACCTCACAAGCACTCTATCCTCTGATGGAGTCCTGACAATAACAGCACCGAAGCGCCCTCCACCGAACGCTGGAGAGAGGATAATTCCTATCATGAAAACCGGACCAGCGAAGCAACCTGAACCTCAAGCTCAAGTGACGGAACAGCCCCGCGAACAAACCGTCCCCATTGTCACTTCCCCCTAA